The Mycolicibacterium fluoranthenivorans genomic interval AACGCGGCGTGGGACAAACTCGGCGGTGCCACCGGGGATCTGGGTGCGCCCAAGAGCGATCAGACCCAGAACGGTGATGTCATCACCCAGCAGTTCAACGGCGGCAGCATCTCGTGGGACCAGTCGACCCATAAGTTCACGACGGAGCCCGCGAATCTGCAGTCGCAACTGGCCGGCCTCGAGGTGCCCGGTGCCGATGCGCCCAAAGCCCCCGCCGCAGAGCCCAGCAGTACCGCCGGCAAGAAGTGGTACGCGTGGAGTTGGTGGTGGCTGCTGGGCCTGATCCCGCTGCTCGCACTGGTCGGCCTCATCATCACGGCGGTGCTGCGCAACCGGCGGTCGCGGGATGACCATTTCGGTGAGCACTACGACGGCGAGCACCACGAGGGCGATGGCTACGACGGCGATCGCTACGGTGAGGACGAGTACGCGGCCGGCTACCGAGGCCCGCACGATTCGGGTTTCGACGGCCGCGCCGAGTCACACGAGCCCGACGAGTACGAGAGTGGGCCCGCCGCATTCGGCCAGGAGCCCGGCGGTTACTCGCCGCAGAGTCCCTGGGCGCTGGCGGGGCTCGGCGCCGAAGAGCACGACGAAGCCGGCGAACCGGCCCAACCCGATGCCCACGAATCGCTGGAATTCGACTCCGATGCCGACTCTGTCGACACGGCCCCCACCCGCATCCAGTCTGATGTCCCCGAGGATGACGACGACCTCAGCGATCGCGACGAGGTGGACCACGACGACGAGCCCGAACCGGAGACTGCCGCCGTACCCCTGGTGGCGGGCCTACCGCCGATTCCGCGCTCGACCTACGAACCCGACTTCCCCAGCGGACGCCATGCGGCGATCCATATCGAGGAGCCGGATCCCGCAAATACCTCGATGCGCCTGGCGGGTAGCGACCCGTACCGCGCACCCGAGGGCTATCTGATCAAGGCGCACACCGGCACGGGCGAGTATTGGACGCCCGGTATGCCCGGCTATGACCAGACACCGGCTGAGATCTGGTTCGTCAATGAGGAATTCGCGGTGACGAACGGATTCGTTCGCGCCAACTGATCTCCGTCAGATCTTGCGGATGACGGTGACGACCTTGCCCAGCACCACTGCGTCGTTGCCGGGGATCGGATCGAACACCGGGTTGTGCGGCATCAGCCACACCTGACCCCGGGTGCGCTTGAACGTCTTGACCGTGGCTTCGCCGTCGATCATCGCCGCGACGATATCGCCGTTCTCGGCGACGTTCTGCTGACGGATGACCACCCAGTCGCCGTCGCAGATCGCTGCGTCGATCATGGATTCGCCGACCACCTTCAACAGGAACAGCGACCCTTCGCCGACGAGTTCGCGGGGCAACGGGAACACGTCCTCCACGGCCTCCTCGGCCAGGATCGGGCCACCGGCGGCGATCCGGCCCAGCACCGGCACGAAGGTCGGCTCGGGAAGCGCGTCGGATCCGGCGACGTCGGTGGCGACGATCGGCGTCACCGTATCGTCGGAACCCCGGACGTCCACCGCGCGAGGACGGTTGGGATCGCGACGGAGATAGCCCTTCTTCTCCAGTGTCCGGAGTTGGTGTGCGACAGACGAGGTCGACGTCAGGCCGACCGCGTCACCGATCTCCCGAATGCTCGGCGGGTAGCCACGGCTGGTCACCGACGCGCGGATGACCTCCAGAATGGTGCGCTGCCGCTCGGTGAGTCCTGAACGCGCCTCAGGGGTGTCGGTGTGCTCGCTCATGGCGCCGAATCTAGTCGCCCCGGGACCATTAATCAAACATGTGTTCGAGGCGTGTCGGCGTGCGCCGCCACTTGTCGGTGGGTGCCTTTATCGTTTGCAACAGTTCGATCACATGTTCTATCCATCGAACACATGATCGACTATCTTCGAACACACAAGCGAACGATCGGCAGGCCCACTCGGCGAAAGGCGGAGAAATGACCATTCTGGAGACTCGATTCGACACCCAGTTCGACCGCGAGTTCGATCGCGAGTTCGAATCTCACTTCGACGCGCGCCCCGTGGGCCGCGGCCAGGTCGAGGTCCGGCGGCGCGCCGCGGCCGAGGTGTGGCCGTTGCCGCGGGATGTGGTCGTGCGGCGCCGTCGCCCGCAGGTGCGCCGGCCCTCGGGTGCCCCGCTCGGGCACCGCGGCACCGGCGTCCTGATGTCACGGGCCTCGCACCGCCGCCGCCCGATCACCCCGGTCACCACCGTGGTGCTGGCGCTGATCGCCGCCGCGATCACGGTGTGGCTGGGTCTGGTCGCCCAGGTGGGCGGTGACGTCGGCCAGGCTGCGGTGCAGGTACCCACCCGGCTGTCGGTGGTGCAGGTCGAAGCGGGGGAGACGCTGCAACATGTGGCGCAGCGGGTCGCTCCCGACGCACCCGTCGACTCGGTGGTCGACCGGATCAAGGAACTCAACAAGCTCGACTCCGCTGCGGTGCCCGCCGGGCGGACCCTCATCGCGCCGATCGGCTGACTCGTGAGTGGCCAAACGCGCTGCCGCCCAATGTCGGCGGTGCCCGGCCGGCCGCCCGTCCAGCGCCCAATCAGGACAGACGGGCGACGCCTGCGGGTGGTGCAGGTAGGCTCGGAGTCGTTCGAAGTGGTCGACATTCGGTGCGGCGAAGGAGCGGTGATGCACTGTCCGTTCTGCCGTCACCCTGATTCACGGGTCGTCGACTCGCGCGAGACCGATGAGGGGCAGGCCATCAGGCGCCGCCGCTCCTGCCCCGAGTGCGGGCGCCGGTTCACCACCGTGGAAACCGCGGTGCTCGCCGTGGTGAAGCGCAGCGGCGTCACCGAACCGTTCAGTCGTGAGAAGGTCATCAAGGGTGTCCGTCGCGCCTGCCAGGGACGTCAGGTGGACGACGATGCGCTCAACCTGTTGGCCCAGCAGGTCGAGGATGCGGTGCGGGCCGCGGGCTCGCCGGAGATTCCCAGCCACGAGGTCGGGCTCGCCATCCTCGGGCCGCTTCGCGACCTCGACGAGGTCGCCTACCTCAGATTCGCGTCCGTGTACCGGTCGTTTAGCTCGGCCGCCGATTTCGAGCGCGAGATCGAGGCGTTGCGCGCCCATCGCCGTGTGACGAGCACCGGCTGAGCCCGCTCATTCGACCACGGTGTCGCTGTCGCGGGTCACGCGCCCGGCGATCTTGACCCAGCCCTGCGGATCCCACCAGGTGTGTATCTCCGAGCCCTTGCCCTGGGTGATGTGCAGATCCCGGCTGAGATAGTCGGTCATCCGCACCGCGGCAGCGCCGGTCGCCTCGTCCTCGACGATTCCCACGTGTGGGGCGAACACCCTCGACCGCAGCGCCCCGTCTGCGGCGCTGGTCCAGGCCCACACGTAGTGCCCGGTGTCGCCGGGGTAGTCCGACGGGTCGGCATCGCGCACCTCGGCCACCGAATCCAGCTCGTAGATCGCGAATTCCGGTGCCCACTCGGCACGGGCGCTGACGGCGGTGAGACCGTCCTCGGTGTATTCGACCTGTACCAGGCCGGCGGGTACCGACAGGGTCCGCACCGGGGTGCCGCGGTCACGCAACCACCAGGCCGCAC includes:
- the lexA gene encoding transcriptional repressor LexA gives rise to the protein MSEHTDTPEARSGLTERQRTILEVIRASVTSRGYPPSIREIGDAVGLTSTSSVAHQLRTLEKKGYLRRDPNRPRAVDVRGSDDTVTPIVATDVAGSDALPEPTFVPVLGRIAAGGPILAEEAVEDVFPLPRELVGEGSLFLLKVVGESMIDAAICDGDWVVIRQQNVAENGDIVAAMIDGEATVKTFKRTRGQVWLMPHNPVFDPIPGNDAVVLGKVVTVIRKI
- a CDS encoding PhzF family phenazine biosynthesis protein; the encoded protein is MAVEVSVLRVFTSPEGEFGNPLGVVDAAAVDPADRQRLATELGYSETIFIDIPEPGATTARAHIFTPATELPFAGHPTVGAAWWLRDRGTPVRTLSVPAGLVQVEYTEDGLTAVSARAEWAPEFAIYELDSVAEVRDADPSDYPGDTGHYVWAWTSAADGALRSRVFAPHVGIVEDEATGAAAVRMTDYLSRDLHITQGKGSEIHTWWDPQGWVKIAGRVTRDSDTVVE
- the nrdR gene encoding transcriptional regulator NrdR — protein: MHCPFCRHPDSRVVDSRETDEGQAIRRRRSCPECGRRFTTVETAVLAVVKRSGVTEPFSREKVIKGVRRACQGRQVDDDALNLLAQQVEDAVRAAGSPEIPSHEVGLAILGPLRDLDEVAYLRFASVYRSFSSAADFEREIEALRAHRRVTSTG
- a CDS encoding LysM peptidoglycan-binding domain-containing protein, whose protein sequence is MTILETRFDTQFDREFDREFESHFDARPVGRGQVEVRRRAAAEVWPLPRDVVVRRRRPQVRRPSGAPLGHRGTGVLMSRASHRRRPITPVTTVVLALIAAAITVWLGLVAQVGGDVGQAAVQVPTRLSVVQVEAGETLQHVAQRVAPDAPVDSVVDRIKELNKLDSAAVPAGRTLIAPIG